One part of the Salvelinus sp. IW2-2015 unplaced genomic scaffold, ASM291031v2 Un_scaffold2139, whole genome shotgun sequence genome encodes these proteins:
- the tram1 gene encoding translocating chain-associated membrane protein 1, producing MGIRKKTNKNPPVLSHEFIIQNHADIVSCVAMVFLLGLMFEVTSKVAVLFITVQYNITISANEGLPEESVVNHFHHGLKDVATVFFYMLVAIIIHAIIQEYVLDKINRKMHFSKTKHSKFNESGQLSVFYLFSFGWGTNILMSENFLSNPVNLWEGYPHTLMPFQMKFFFICQMGYWLHALPELYFQKTKKEDIPRQLVYIALYLVHIAGAYILNLNRLALVLLVLHCFVELLFHVSRLVYFSNEKRQTGFTVWAVLFVLGRLLTLSLSVLTVGFGLANADQQVLDLANGNFNVLFVRITVLATICVTQAFMMWKFINFQLRRWREQAQAQPVKPKKPQAPKSKSKKDKANGMNGVSSNGADSPRSKKEKSS from the exons ATGGGGATCCGCAAAAAAACCAACAAGAACCCGCCGGTGTTGAGCCACGAGTTTATCATCCAGAACCATGCAGATATTGTTTCCTGTGTTGCTATGGTGTTCCTCCTCGGGTTGATGTTTGAG GTCACCTCGAAGGTTGCAGTGCTGTTCATCACTGTCCAATACAACATTACAATCTCTGCAAACG AGGGCCTGCCAGAGGAGAGCGTGGTGAACCACTTCCACCACGGTCTGAAGGATGTGGCTACAGTCTTCTTCTACATGCTGGTGGCCATCATTATCCACGCCATCATTCAGGAGTATGTACTGGAC AAGATCAACCGGAAGATGCACTTCTCTAAGACCAAGCACAGCAAGTTCAACGAGTCAGGCCAGCTCTCTGTCTTCTACCTGTTCTCCTTCGGATGGGGAACCAACATCCTCATGTCG GAGAACTTCCTGTCCAACCCAGTGAATCTGTGGGAAGGCTACCCTCATACCTTGATGCC GTTCCAGATGAAGTTCTTTTTCATCTGTCAGATGGGCTACTGGCTTCACGCTCTCCCCGAGCTCTACTTCCAGAAGACCaagaaa gagGATATTCCTCGTCAGTTGGTGTATATCGCTCTGTACTTGGTCCACATCGCAGGAGCATACATCCTCAA TCTGAATCGTCTGGCTCTGGTCCTGCTGGTGTTGCACTGCTTTGTAGAGCTTCTCTTCCATGTGTCCCGCCTGGTCTACTTCAGCAACGAGAAGAGACAGACTgg gTTTACTGTCTGGGCAGTACTGTTTGTTCTTGGACGGCTGCTcaccctgtccctgtctgtcctgaCTGTGGGTTTCGGCCTGGCCAACGCTGATCAACAGGTACTGGACCTGGCCAACGGAAACTTCAATGTACTCTTCGTTcg GATCACTGTGCTGGCGACCATCTGTGTGACTCAGGCCTTCATGATGTGGAAGTTCATCAACTTCCAgctgaggaggtggagagagcagGCCCAGGCCCAGCCCGTGAAACCCAAGAAGCCCCAAGCTCCCAAGAGCAAGTCCAAGAAAGACAAAG CCAATGGAATGAACGGAGTAAGTTCCAACGGAGCTGATTCGCCGAGATCAAAGAAAGAGAAGTCCTCATAA
- the LOC139025016 gene encoding uncharacterized protein: MDPDQNLMDPPDQNLMDPPDQNLMDPPDQNPMGPDQNPMDPDQNLMDPPDQNLMHPPDQNPMDPPHQNPMDPPDQNPMDPPDQNPMDPDHYIYPDQNPMDPPDQNLMDPPDQNLMDPPDQNLMGPDQNPMDPPDQNLMDPPDQNPMDPVQK; the protein is encoded by the exons atggaccctgaccAGAACCTTATGGATCCTCCTGACCAGAACCTTATGGACCCTCCTGACCAGAACCTTATGGACCCtcctgaccagaaccctatgggccctgaccagaaccctatggaccCTGACCAGAACCTTATGGACCCTCCTGACCAGAACCTTATGCACCCtcctgaccagaaccctatggaccCTCCTCACCAGAACCCTATGGACCCtcctgaccagaaccctatggaccctcctgaccagaaccctatggaccCTGACCA TTATATCTAccctgaccagaaccctatggaccCTCCTGACCAGAACCTTATGGACCCTCCTGACCAGAACCTTATGGACCCTCCTGACCAGAACCTTATGGGccctgaccagaaccctatggaccCTCCTGACCAGAACCTTATGGACCCtcctgaccagaaccctatggaccCTGTTCAGAAGTAA